One stretch of Nitratiruptor tergarcus DSM 16512 DNA includes these proteins:
- the gap gene encoding type I glyceraldehyde-3-phosphate dehydrogenase, producing MAIRLAINGFGRIGRAVVRNLDGDFELIAINDIMSTQMMAYLLQNDSVHGRCAKDIRYIDEQTLQIDGKEVHISHHSDPKDIDFLDADVVIEATGKFLSYELAKFHLKSARKVILSAPAIDDTPTFVYGINHTEYKGQNFISNASCTTNCLAPIVWLLEREFGIEKGLMTTIHSYTIDQNLLDSDHKREIRRSRAAAVNIIPTTTGAARAIFKVLPTLKGKLDGRSVRVPVADVSLMDLDIVLKKSVTKDAVNQLFKKAASQELAGVLHVDEEYRVSQDFLGSAYSSIVAADLTQVIDGNLVKIMSWYDNEWGYANRLLDMAKWITQ from the coding sequence ATGGCGATTCGTTTGGCAATAAATGGTTTTGGAAGAATCGGACGAGCAGTAGTTCGTAATCTTGATGGCGATTTTGAGCTTATTGCCATTAATGACATTATGAGTACGCAAATGATGGCGTATCTGCTGCAAAATGATTCTGTGCATGGCAGATGTGCCAAAGATATACGCTACATCGATGAGCAAACATTGCAAATAGATGGTAAAGAGGTGCATATTTCCCATCACAGCGATCCCAAAGATATCGATTTTCTTGATGCAGATGTAGTGATAGAGGCTACTGGCAAATTTTTGAGCTATGAGCTTGCAAAATTTCATTTAAAAAGTGCTAGAAAAGTGATTCTTTCTGCCCCAGCAATTGACGATACACCAACGTTTGTATATGGTATCAATCATACTGAGTACAAAGGTCAAAATTTTATCTCTAATGCTAGCTGCACTACTAACTGTCTTGCTCCTATAGTGTGGCTTCTTGAGCGTGAATTTGGCATAGAGAAAGGATTGATGACTACAATTCATAGCTACACTATCGATCAAAACCTCCTCGATAGTGATCACAAGCGTGAAATTCGCCGTAGCCGTGCAGCCGCAGTGAATATTATCCCAACTACCACTGGTGCAGCGAGAGCTATTTTTAAAGTCTTGCCAACTCTAAAAGGCAAGCTTGATGGAAGAAGTGTGCGCGTACCTGTTGCAGATGTTTCACTTATGGATCTTGATATAGTATTAAAAAAAAGTGTGACAAAAGATGCAGTGAATCAGCTTTTTAAAAAAGCTGCTAGCCAAGAGTTAGCGGGAGTGCTACATGTAGATGAGGAGTATAGAGTCTCGCAAGACTTTTTGGGATCTGCTTATAGTTCTATTGTAGCAGCTGATCTTACGCAAGTGATTGATGGAAATCTAGTAAAAATTATGAGCTGGTATGACAATGAGTGGGGCTATGCCAACAGGCTTCTTGATATGGCAAAATGGATTACACAGTAA